In the genome of Rhodamnia argentea isolate NSW1041297 chromosome 3, ASM2092103v1, whole genome shotgun sequence, one region contains:
- the LOC115746427 gene encoding heavy metal-associated isoprenylated plant protein 39-like isoform X3: MKKLVLKVEVHDHKAKSKVMQAVSGFEGIGSLTMDMQAKKLTVSGDFDPVKVVNKLRKSWHTEILSVGPAKEDDGKKDEGKKNEDIVKAFQTYYSPPLTYYYVPPYEETPGCVIC; this comes from the exons ATGAAG AAGTTGGTGTTGAAAGTGGAGGTACATGACCACAAAGCAAAGAGCAAGGTCATGCAAGCAGTTTCTGGTTTTGAAG GGATAGGGTCTCTGACCATGGACATGCAGGCCAAGAAACTAACGGTATCTGGCGATTTCGACCCGGTCAAGGTGGTGAACAAGCTGAGGAAATCTTGGCACACTGAAATCTTGAGTGTCGGACCGGCTAAGGAAGACGACGGCAAGAAAGATGAGGGCAAGAAGAACGAAGATATAGTAAAAGCCTTTCAAACATACTATTCTCCGCCGCTTACATATTACTATGTGCCCCCTTATGAAGAGACCCCGGGTTGTGTCATATGTTGA
- the LOC115746427 gene encoding heavy metal-associated isoprenylated plant protein 39-like isoform X4, protein MKLVLKVEVHDHKAKSKVMQAVSGFEGIGSLTMDMQAKKLTVSGDFDPVKVVNKLRKSWHTEILSVGPAKEDDGKKDEGKKNEDIVKAFQTYYSPPLTYYYVPPYEETPGCVIC, encoded by the exons ATGAAG TTGGTGTTGAAAGTGGAGGTACATGACCACAAAGCAAAGAGCAAGGTCATGCAAGCAGTTTCTGGTTTTGAAG GGATAGGGTCTCTGACCATGGACATGCAGGCCAAGAAACTAACGGTATCTGGCGATTTCGACCCGGTCAAGGTGGTGAACAAGCTGAGGAAATCTTGGCACACTGAAATCTTGAGTGTCGGACCGGCTAAGGAAGACGACGGCAAGAAAGATGAGGGCAAGAAGAACGAAGATATAGTAAAAGCCTTTCAAACATACTATTCTCCGCCGCTTACATATTACTATGTGCCCCCTTATGAAGAGACCCCGGGTTGTGTCATATGTTGA